The following nucleotide sequence is from Pectinophora gossypiella chromosome 17, ilPecGoss1.1, whole genome shotgun sequence.
ataataaagactccagtcccaaaaagcctactactttaaaaaagctataggctttttaaaagcctactacattaaaaaggctatagggttttttaaagcctactactttaaaaatagctaaaagttttttaaaatgacgaagcttttaaagccctattttactggtctagtcccaaaaaggactcggtaggctgaaatttagggctaaaagcctaaagtcCTTTGCAGCACTAGTTTGTAATTAAGAAACCATTGCATAGAAATGCTTTGTAAATACGCATTAAAAGAGACAAGACTAGCAAGTTTGTCTACCTCGTAAATTAACATGCACTAAAATCTTCCAATCGTTTCCTTATCAGAtcaagtatataattatgtattccaTATAAAATACACGTTTACCTTAGCAAGCAAAAGTTGTAACTCTGCTTCGGCAAACCTCTTCCCGATGCACATTCTTCTGCCGAACCCGAAAGGTAAAGAGGCAAACGGATGTATGCCCACTTCCTTCTGTCTCTTCCATACTGACGACGCCTGGGCGTGTGGACAGCTAGAGAACTGTGTTGTGCCAGGTTCGGAGCTCTTCACGGGACATTGTGGTTCCCTCTTCTCAATGTCACGGTCCCTCAGCCACCTCTCCGGCACATACTTGTCCGGCGCGGGAAAGTATCGCTCCTCATTCGACAGTATGTAATGAGGAAACACTACATGCGACTGAAATCATACATATGAGCTTAAAAATGTACAAAGTAAACACGTAAATCTAAACAGAATTATTAATAACCTCACCCCTTTGGGCACTTCAAATCCAGATATTACTGCGTCAGATTGGATACAGCGCCCGTTTCCCAAAATAACTGGTttaattctgtaaaaaaaatatgtaaatatatatctttatttGACATCTTTGCTTAATAGGTTACGcgataaaaaacatttttccatCGATTGACGAAACACGTGTCAATCTTGGGACTGTTTAAATAACAAGTTTCACTGCATTCCTTGTCGTTCAAAGGTTCAATATTACATAATGGCGGGCTGCTTGCAAGTGATAATAAGTGCGTAGATGTCTCGTTACGTGTCGCATTGATGCGAGACCGGTCGATGCGAGCTGTCAATTTCAGCTTGAACGATGCTTGGCGTTATCAGTGCGTGAGACAGAATACTGGCATAGCTTGCTATATGCATTAAAACATTACACGCCGAATAATGATTATGAAACCGTGGGTCAGGGCCTCACTGCTTACGTACATGACGAATGCAACTAGCAATAAACATACCAAAGTTTTAAATGGGTCGATAGAAAATTGATAACGAATTTCATGTGTTCAACGCGTTATACAACTTGTAGTCTCTTTATGTTTGCTATAGGCTTGTAAAGAAGCGTTACTTCCATTGTCGATTGTAATACAAGACGACTGGCCACAGTGATATTATAGTCATATTATAACGCGATGATCCACGTATATTTTCAACTAGGGTGGTATCTACGAGTATTGTGGTTTATACCAGTGTCGGGTATACGCTAGGGGCTTGGTCCAATTACCGTCTATAATGAATGCATAATTAATGAGTTTAAACAACCGTTAATATGCGACAAAAATACGTCTGAGCTACACTTAATTAagaattaataacaaaattgtCATTGCTTAGCTAATAATAAATTCCATTCGCCGCGGTtgtttgttattaattattattgatgatatttttaaaactaaacgTGTCATTTTGATTTTACAATGGGGTTATTTTAGACGTCTTAAGTCTGTAAATCAGAGTAGGtcgttaaataattttatagctAGTGCCATTTTATAGTTAGATAAACATTTCCGTATCACGCGAAGTGTGAGATTAATTGGCAAGGAGTCGATTGAACGAGTTCAACAGTTGTAATTAAGAGAGTTAAACGCTTCAGCTTATTCCGCGAACGTCAATATAGGGCGTCAAAACCGCAAAACACCGGCATCGGACGTATGAGTAACGATCTCCGCGTGACGTCATCACCTAACCTTAAACGAAGCACGGAAAAATAATACAGAGCTTATTCATAAATCATATTATTAACATTAGTAGATAGCTgcctacttatttaatttacttaataagtaaCTAGCAAAGGCGGCAACAGGCATTTTTAGAACTAGTACAAGACTAAAGTTTCAAAGCTACAAAGCAATAATTTATTAAAGGCAGTCAttgttacatttatattttatatatataataaagtatacttcttttcatattatatattttgtctTTAGTAGACTTTGAACATGAACAGTCAGAATAATGTAAGACAACATTTTGCCTATGCTTATATAAATTTTACTGagctataaattaaaatttggaGGTCATTGTTGATTACGCTCGCTCGACTGTGGTATTATCGGTGTGACACAGGGCGATACGTCGGTAGGCCTGTTTGCAGCGGCGCGGGCCACATTAGGCGCCTAATGTCAATATTATGCAAACTGCTACCGTGAGATACACTCATGTGCCGAGATAACAGACTAGCGAGGGTGACTCTGCCAGCAGAGAAGCTAAAGAAAAATTACCATCCTTCCGAGTGCTGCGGAGCAAAAATACGCCTAGGCTTTGAATGATAATGAAGAGAATATCTGTGAACTCGGCAAACATAGTAAAGAGAACTTTAAAAGTTCGCAACTCACCGTAAAGCCTCCTTTATGCAAGCCCGGAGATACGGTAGTTTATCCAGGTCTTTGCTATGTAAAACGCGGTCCGATGGGAGGTAACTGTCCAGTTCCTGTTGCAATCTCTTTTGTGCTCTGTCATTATTTGCCAATAAGTACATGGTGCTCGCTGCGGCGGCCGCGGTGGTGTCCACGCCCACTAATAGCAGATCTAAGGCAAGAATCGTGGCAACTTTTTCGCCGGATTGCTTCGCTATTTGTGCGCAAACTCCTTTGTCAGTCAATCTTCTCAGGCATAATTCCCTGAAGACATCCAGTGCTTCAACATAGGTATTGTAAGCTGGCGTGGCGTATATCCTCCATAATGGTGCAGAGAGTTCCAACTCGGGAACGCTATGGAAGAACCCGTGGATGCATCGGATGATCTGCTTTGCCTCGGCATCGTTGTCACTGAGACACCCAAGTCTCGTGCCTAGTGCCCAGGCTCCTACagctaaaacaaattaaataactCATAATTATGAGAACTAAAATCTAACTATAATCTAATAGTACACTGCATTGACgcaataattttttttatagaaacaaTAACACAATTTATGGCGTTAAATGCATGCAAACGAAGTAATTACTCGGCAAATTCAAACTGTCGACGgagaagaagcaaatactcctatcttacacagacctaactgtaagataggagtatttgcttcttccccgtcgctGTGTTTGTTTTACGTGAATATTATGCGCGTATCGATCGATTAGTTACAAGCAGACATTGTTGGCTTTATTGCAGCGGATTAGCTCTCGTAACTGCCATTATTGATAACGTTGAATATTAGACAGAATGGTTACATGCATCAATCGGCACTTACATTCCAGAGCCCATTTGTACAGCTCAGTCAGGAAGTCATCTGGCAGCTCGCGATTGTCGTCCACTAGGCGTTCCATTCTAAAATACAAACTGAATAAATTTTCTTTTCCAATGATAATAAATttaatctgtatttatttatgttatataacgTTCACGTTGTTAAAAAGACGCAAGGCTACCCTAATGTATAAAAACTCGAAAGATTAATTCACGAAAATAATGAACTTTTTATAATGAATTAATATTTTCGACagtgataaaataattaaatgcaaATTATGTTGCTTGAATTAAAACTGAACGGAACTACTCTACTGAAACGCGGTGTTTTTCATTGAAAGAGGTTTGTTGTTCCGACCAGTGAGTCAGTAGCGGGGCTCAAAACAAATGCGCAGACGCCGTTGTTTTAAACGGGATGTGGTCATTAAACCGAGATTCTACTGTCTGAGACCACAACACGCTTTATAAGAACACACTCTATAAAAGCTACATGAAAACACGTGTTACGCCTTTACGTTTAGAGTTGTTTTCATTCCACCTGTCATTGCTGTACACAGAAatgcaaatataaaacaatgtgAGTGCATACCGCGAAACTGTTGATCTACTTACTTTTTGCCGGCGAATTAACGAGCCGTCTACTGTATGACGGGTTTACTTTACTTATTATCAAATGTTGCGTCAGGGGTTTAAAAGCGTTAATACATTTTACTGTCGGCCACTATGTAATCTGATTCGGGTTATCAAAAGAAGATCAATCGCGTGCAATATGGTATTAAAGTATCGATTTGATCGTATTAAGTGACTCATATATGGACTTACCAGTTGTAGCGGTTCTTAGAAATGCATATCACAAATTCTAGCAAAGGAAAGCAATCAGTGATCTATTTTTGAAATACTCTATCGATTAATGTTAGTGTCGGGACTATATGGTTGTTGGCACAGAGTTTATTCATAACTAAGCTTTACAAATCACAACGATGTTCGCTACGTACTATTTGATATCACAAGGAGTTTGTATAATGTCAATGGAACGACTATATCCATATATCACGAACGTGTCACATTTACCCGAAGATAAATGTTGGCAACGCAATCTACATTTCTGAATCGCTCTCCCGCTAGATATGTATTTTATGACATGTGTAATAAATGGTAGATGAGTTACCTGCAGACGAAGTCGTCGGCGACGTCGTCTAAAGCTGGCACCGCGGCTCGTGCTGCTTCGGGAGCCGCCACAGCTTTCGCAACCCGCGATCTGAATCTGGACCATGGCTCTCCATGCCTGAATTAAAAGCTTAGTTTCACACACCTAGTAGTTACAATTGAGAGATAGTTAATGATTCACTTACACTCCAATAAGACCGGGCTCGTCACCGAAAAAGTCTTTCCTCAATTCCTGTTTATAGTGTTTGAGACACGGCGCCACAGCTCGGTGCGGCATGGCGTCTTCACGTCTGTATATCCTGGCGGTTTCTTCAGCACAGAATGGGAACACGAGATCGGGGTGTCCGAATAGTTTGGCTACTTTAGCGGCGCCGCCGGTGCCGGCTAGAGCTCTTAGGGTCCATAATGTTATGTCTAAGGCGCGGGTTCGCCAGGGTTTCTGTCCAAGGGCGAACCGCCAGGAGTTGCCGAGTATGGGCAAGGGGCGGGGGCCCGGCATGACCGTGTAACACCGTGCGTTGTTCATCGCGTTTGGATGACCATTGGCGACTGCAGCCCCTTGTTGCTAGCTAGTGGGGCAGATGTTACGTTTTCAGCGGTGTCGTAACCCACGCCCGCGCCACCGGACCGCGTATCGGTGACGGCTGCCAGTACACCACACGTAATACTTCACTAGCCGTCTAACTGTAACGCAGACAAGCCCATCCTTTACTGGGTCACTTCGCACCAGTGTTCAAACTAAACTTATTTGACCTATTTCAACGTACTGAGTATCACAGATaacattcaaataataatttatttcggacaattcaAATTACATAAAGTCTTCGAAATAACTTATTAACATTATCTCGTTTAAATATCGTTAACGAGTACGTGAAAATGGATGTATAACTAGCCACACCATAATACCTACCTTTATATGGTGAGGGTTAAATATTTAACCCCAATGTATAACAATTTATACAAAGATATAGCTGTAAAATggatatttgtaatttttttcctGTTATGTTTTTTCGTTTTAATGACGCGATTAGTTGCTGTAGGTTTGTTTAGTAGAGCTGCATTTAATTAATGCTATTCTACTCACATGTGCAGTTTTTTGTCAACAAAACAATGGTTCCCATTTAAGCGTGATTTAGAAGCGTAGAAAGGGATTATGTATTCACTTGAAACATTTCTGATGTCACTGTTCATGGTTAGAATTTATTATATTTGGTTGTTGCTACCTGAGAGGTTGGCGTAGATTTAGCGTTATCGTTATCGGGTGTCATTGAGAAGTTATCAGGAGAACGTACGCGGTTGGACCGCCGGTCGGCGAGAGATGAGATGGTTGGCGATGCTTGCGATGTTCGCTATTGAGCTGGAGCGGAGCCAGTGACGTCACACTCAATTAGTCGCTCCCTCAATGggagctgcgcccgcgccgattGACTCGTCCGGTCGATGAATATTTGTACGTTTATCTTCCGCAATCACATCGCTCAACATCTACCATCTATCTATACCTAACAAGTCATGAACGTAGCAACACCATAAGTGGCATAATATAGGACTACTTAGCACCGTAACAGAGTTGCCATTTTAATACACAATCAgttatgtatttaatattcaaattacgCCGTCTGCTTTGTTTATTAGTGTCTGGTGACGATTTCAAAAACTATATGGCGTAGATATTTGTTGTAGCAAACACGCCTTGGGTATTTGGTGCATGACGAAATGGTGTCGAATGTGATTGTTTAACTTGTTCAAATATGTCTGTTTACACCGACGTAAATTAGCGATAGGAGCTATTACGAGCGAGAAGTAGTGAACTATGACTTGCATTTCTAGTTGGATATTCATAGACCTAGAGAACCTTAGAAAAGAAAGTAATAATGTACTGTTCTATTCTAACTCTTTTTcccaagaaaataataaatctgtCCATATTCTgaaacattattaaaaattgAAATATGTTTTATCGAGTAAATGTTAcccaaaccaaaaaaatatattataaaactgtTAAAACTTTACTAACCGTACATGTTACATAGTAACGACGGGATTGCAGATAAATTATCTGAGAACTTGATTATACGGCAGTATCATTTAACGCATATTGAAAGAGCATCAGTAACTCGATAAGCGTGtggttttgtttgatttgtgCGTGCAGCGACGCGTCGACGGATGTTGTAGCGCACAAGGAACTCTTTGTCCGAAGATGATTACTCTATCTGCCATGTTCGTCTCGAATCACGGGCGGAAGCGTTATCGCGACTCGTCTCCTTATCTCTCAGCTTAGCCTTACAACATCGACAGATCTAACTGTATCTACCTGCACCTGACAAGTTAAAAGACTACTAGACATAGAAACGACAAATGTCATAATGCGACAACCACACAAACGATTGCTTTATAAACGACTGCGCCAAAAGATTTATTTGTTGTAATGCAGTGGTATCAACATGACTTACATATTTCATGTTTGCGGCAAACACATGAATGTTTCTATTTTCTTGTGCGTTGTACATCAGTAGATATGTTCCATCACACTGGTGCAATGTGGAAATGCTCATGCATAACCGTGCATCCACTCT
It contains:
- the LOC126374400 gene encoding probable cytochrome P450 49a1 — encoded protein: MERLVDDNRELPDDFLTELYKWALESVGAWALGTRLGCLSDNDAEAKQIIRCIHGFFHSVPELELSAPLWRIYATPAYNTYVEALDVFRELCLRRLTDKGVCAQIAKQSGEKVATILALDLLLVGVDTTAAAAASTMYLLANNDRAQKRLQQELDSYLPSDRVLHSKDLDKLPYLRACIKEALRIKPVILGNGRCIQSDAVISGFEVPKGSHVVFPHYILSNEERYFPAPDKYVPERWLRDRDIEKREPQCPVKSSEPGTTQFSSCPHAQASSVWKRQKEVGIHPFASLPFGFGRRMCIGKRFAEAELQLLLAKTFQRYNVSWRHSELTYSVTPTYVPNEPLRFALTPRKTSLAN